A portion of the Burkholderia pseudomultivorans genome contains these proteins:
- a CDS encoding class II glutamine amidotransferase: MCQLLGMNCAAPTDVTFSFTGFAARGGLTDHHADGWGIAFFEDKACRLFIDQQASATSPIAEMVKRYPIKSKNTIAHIRKATQGHILLENSHPFMRELWGRHWIFAHNGDLQDYEPDLEGSVYHPVGTTDSEQAFCVLMQGLREAFPGAQPPLPELFERVGELTRGITDHGVFNFLMSNGQALFAHCSTRLHYLVRRWPFSTAHLVDEDLSIDFAKYTTPEDRVAVIATQPLTDNEVWTAFEPGELIMFQCGDVAARMQIPVPERVLEKLRNPSLDPSASAPCDTRRAALAEGADADADDAIDF, from the coding sequence ATGTGCCAACTCCTAGGAATGAACTGCGCCGCGCCGACGGACGTCACATTCTCCTTCACAGGTTTCGCGGCCCGGGGCGGGCTCACCGATCACCACGCCGACGGCTGGGGAATCGCCTTCTTCGAAGACAAGGCCTGCCGCCTGTTCATCGACCAGCAGGCCTCGGCGACGTCGCCGATCGCCGAAATGGTGAAGCGCTACCCGATCAAGTCGAAGAACACGATCGCGCACATCCGCAAGGCCACGCAGGGGCACATCCTGCTCGAGAACAGCCATCCGTTCATGCGCGAGCTGTGGGGCCGGCACTGGATCTTCGCGCATAACGGCGATCTGCAGGACTACGAACCCGACCTCGAAGGCAGCGTCTATCACCCGGTCGGCACGACCGACAGCGAGCAGGCGTTCTGCGTGCTGATGCAGGGGCTGCGCGAGGCGTTCCCGGGCGCGCAGCCGCCGCTGCCGGAGCTGTTCGAGCGCGTCGGCGAGCTGACGCGCGGGATCACCGATCACGGCGTGTTCAACTTCCTGATGTCGAACGGCCAGGCGCTGTTCGCGCACTGCTCGACGCGGCTGCACTACCTGGTGCGCCGCTGGCCGTTCTCGACCGCGCATCTGGTCGACGAGGACCTGTCGATCGACTTCGCGAAATACACGACGCCCGAGGATCGCGTCGCGGTGATCGCGACCCAGCCGCTCACCGACAACGAAGTCTGGACCGCGTTCGAGCCCGGCGAGCTGATCATGTTCCAGTGCGGCGACGTCGCGGCGCGTATGCAGATTCCGGTGCCGGAGCGCGTGCTCGAGAAGCTGCGCAACCCGTCGCTCGATCCGTCCGCATCCGCACCGTGCGACACGCGCCGTGCCGCGCTCGCGGAAGGCGCCGACGCGGACGCCGACGACGCGATCGATTTCTGA
- the pyrC gene encoding dihydroorotase encodes MTASNATSPATLSLARPDDLHLHLRDGDMLAAVLPHTARQFARAIVMPNLKPPVTTTAHAQAYRERILAALPAGMAFEPLMTLYLTDNTSPDEIRRARESGFVHGVKLYPAGATTNSDHGVSDLAKCAKALEAMQEAGMPLLVHGEVTDPAVDMFDREKVFIDRVMTPLRRDFPGLKVVFEHITTKDAADYVRDADAAPGLLGATITPQHLLYSRNALFVGGIRPHYYCLPVLKRETHRVALVEAATSGNPRFFLGTDSAPHARDAKETACGCAGCYTALHALELYAEAFDQAGALDKLENFASRFGADFYGLPHSTETITLRRETWELPREVFAGDTPVVPLRAGETLGWKLA; translated from the coding sequence ATGACTGCCTCGAACGCTACCTCTCCGGCGACGCTGTCGCTCGCCCGTCCCGACGACCTGCACCTGCATCTGCGGGACGGCGACATGCTGGCCGCCGTGCTGCCGCATACCGCGCGCCAGTTCGCCCGCGCGATCGTCATGCCGAACCTGAAGCCGCCGGTGACGACCACCGCGCATGCGCAGGCCTATCGCGAGCGGATCCTCGCCGCGCTGCCGGCCGGCATGGCGTTCGAGCCGCTGATGACGCTGTACCTGACCGACAACACGTCGCCCGACGAAATCCGCCGCGCGAGAGAGAGCGGCTTCGTGCACGGCGTGAAGCTGTATCCGGCCGGCGCGACGACGAACTCCGACCACGGCGTCAGTGATCTCGCGAAGTGCGCGAAGGCGCTCGAAGCGATGCAGGAAGCCGGCATGCCGCTGCTCGTGCACGGTGAGGTGACCGATCCGGCGGTCGACATGTTCGATCGCGAGAAGGTCTTCATCGACCGCGTGATGACGCCGCTGCGCCGCGATTTCCCGGGCCTGAAGGTCGTGTTCGAGCACATCACGACGAAGGACGCCGCCGACTACGTGCGCGACGCCGACGCGGCGCCGGGCCTGCTCGGCGCGACGATCACGCCGCAGCATCTGCTGTACAGCCGCAACGCGCTGTTCGTCGGCGGGATTCGTCCGCATTACTACTGCCTGCCGGTGCTGAAGCGCGAGACGCATCGCGTCGCGCTGGTCGAAGCGGCGACCTCGGGCAATCCACGCTTCTTCCTCGGCACCGACAGCGCGCCGCACGCGCGCGACGCGAAGGAAACCGCCTGCGGCTGCGCGGGCTGCTATACGGCGCTGCACGCGCTCGAGCTGTATGCGGAAGCGTTCGACCAGGCCGGCGCGCTCGACAAGCTGGAAAACTTCGCGAGCCGCTTCGGCGCCGATTTCTACGGGCTGCCGCACAGCACCGAGACGATCACGCTGCGCCGCGAAACCTGGGAGCTGCCGCGCGAGGTCTTCGCGGGCGATACGCCGGTCGTGCCGCTGCGCGCCGGCGAGACGCTCGGCTGGAAACTCGCGTGA
- a CDS encoding DUF3025 domain-containing protein, protein MSGAPPRDAGHAAGGGAADFARIDWSAPWLAGYVQPGRAVQAAALAGDAAMLDALNGAPGALADGARVSGRGKPLRFVPQAELPPGVAYETHIAATGGVPTRHNLHDFFNALVWFAYPRIKAALNARQSAAIDAAGGIGPVRGPLRDALTLFDENAALFVTADRALADALRGFDWQRLLVAARDAWGARCEVRLVGHALLEKLVAPYKSCTAHAWIVEVSADYFSWPDARRAAHVDAQVAAELAARELTSRDFSPLPVLGVPGWWAANADPAFYADPAVFRSGRRTRAAGGGAQC, encoded by the coding sequence GTGAGCGGCGCGCCGCCGCGTGACGCCGGCCATGCGGCCGGCGGCGGGGCGGCGGATTTCGCGCGGATCGACTGGTCCGCGCCCTGGCTGGCCGGCTATGTGCAGCCGGGCCGCGCCGTGCAGGCGGCCGCGCTGGCCGGCGACGCCGCGATGCTCGATGCGCTGAACGGCGCACCCGGCGCACTCGCCGACGGCGCGCGCGTCAGCGGCCGCGGCAAGCCGCTGCGTTTCGTGCCGCAGGCCGAACTGCCGCCCGGCGTGGCCTACGAGACCCATATCGCCGCCACCGGCGGCGTGCCGACCCGGCACAACCTCCACGATTTCTTCAACGCGCTGGTCTGGTTCGCGTATCCGCGCATCAAGGCCGCGCTGAACGCGCGCCAGTCCGCGGCGATCGACGCGGCCGGCGGCATTGGGCCCGTGCGCGGCCCGTTGCGCGACGCGCTGACGCTGTTCGACGAGAATGCGGCGCTGTTCGTGACCGCCGATCGCGCGCTCGCCGACGCGCTGCGCGGCTTCGACTGGCAGCGGCTGCTGGTGGCCGCGCGCGACGCGTGGGGCGCGCGCTGCGAGGTGCGGCTCGTCGGCCATGCGCTGCTCGAGAAGCTCGTTGCGCCTTACAAGTCCTGCACCGCGCACGCGTGGATCGTCGAAGTGAGCGCAGACTATTTTTCGTGGCCCGACGCGCGCCGCGCCGCGCATGTCGACGCGCAGGTCGCCGCCGAGCTTGCGGCGCGCGAGCTGACGAGCCGCGATTTCTCGCCGCTGCCGGTGCTCGGCGTGCCGGGCTGGTGGGCGGCGAACGCCGACCCGGCGTTCTACGCGGATCCGGCCGTATTCCGCAGCGGCCGCCGCACGCGCGCTGCCGGCGGCGGCGCGCAGTGCTAG
- a CDS encoding DUF1090 family protein, producing the protein MKQRLAPFFAATLLAAAAPAAVAHTGCEAKLDALDARIAEARAAHAEDRIARLRAVRERVRHFCARGHGHASAAAAPAARPRGAPPDAASQPAARQPA; encoded by the coding sequence ATGAAACAACGACTTGCACCCTTCTTCGCGGCCACGCTGCTGGCCGCCGCGGCGCCTGCCGCCGTCGCCCACACCGGCTGCGAAGCCAAGCTCGACGCACTCGATGCGCGCATCGCCGAGGCCCGCGCCGCTCATGCCGAGGACCGGATCGCCCGCCTGCGCGCGGTGCGCGAACGCGTGCGCCACTTCTGCGCGCGCGGCCACGGCCACGCGTCGGCAGCCGCCGCACCCGCCGCCCGTCCGCGCGGCGCACCGCCCGACGCGGCATCGCAACCGGCGGCGCGGCAACCCGCGTGA
- the rpsI gene encoding 30S ribosomal protein S9, producing MIGNWNYGTGRRKSAVARVFIKAGKGDIIVNGKPIADYFSRETSLMIVRQPLELTNHGQTFDIKVNVTGGGETGQAGAVRHGITRALIDYDATLKPSLSNAGFVTRDAREVERKKVGLRKARRAKQFSKR from the coding sequence ATGATCGGTAACTGGAACTACGGTACGGGCCGCCGCAAGAGCGCAGTCGCACGTGTCTTCATCAAGGCTGGCAAGGGCGACATCATCGTCAACGGCAAGCCCATCGCTGACTACTTCTCGCGCGAAACGTCGCTGATGATCGTGCGTCAACCGCTGGAACTCACGAACCACGGCCAGACGTTCGACATCAAGGTGAACGTCACGGGCGGCGGTGAAACGGGCCAGGCAGGCGCAGTGCGCCACGGCATCACCCGTGCACTGATCGACTACGATGCGACGCTGAAGCCGTCGCTGTCGAACGCAGGCTTCGTCACGCGCGATGCACGTGAAGTCGAGCGTAAGAAGGTCGGTCTGCGCAAGGCACGCCGCGCGAAGCAGTTCTCGAAGCGTTAA
- the rplM gene encoding 50S ribosomal protein L13, with translation MKTFSAKAHEVTREWYVIDATDKVLGRVASEVARRLRGKHKPEFTPHVDTGDFIIIINASKLKVTGNKTLDKKYYRHSGYPGGIYETTFGKMQERFPGRALEKAVKGMLPKGPLGYAMIKKLKVYAEATHPHSAQQPKALEI, from the coding sequence ATGAAGACGTTTTCCGCAAAAGCCCATGAGGTGACGCGCGAATGGTACGTGATTGACGCGACGGATAAGGTTCTCGGCCGTGTTGCCAGCGAAGTGGCACGCCGTCTGCGCGGCAAGCACAAGCCTGAGTTCACCCCGCACGTCGACACCGGTGATTTCATCATCATCATCAACGCGAGCAAGTTGAAGGTCACGGGCAACAAGACTCTGGACAAGAAGTACTACCGTCACTCGGGCTACCCGGGCGGTATCTATGAAACGACGTTCGGCAAGATGCAGGAACGCTTCCCGGGCCGCGCGCTCGAGAAGGCGGTCAAGGGCATGCTGCCGAAGGGCCCGCTCGGCTACGCGATGATCAAGAAGCTGAAGGTCTACGCAGAAGCGACGCATCCGCACTCGGCTCAACAGCCGAAGGCGCTCGAGATCTAA
- a CDS encoding autotransporter outer membrane beta-barrel domain-containing protein codes for MNHSFRSIWSETSGCWVAVAETSRARGKRSGSRSGAGSIVTPAAACRPRLRVAALGVALTTLTTLTALSSGAAYASSCGNGAPVATGGACAIGGYGPVANDNLAGAATVSGGDRIGVTGAWTGATGDAGYTMAPLGSTSTVSGDPGQPQLSLGGKTQSVSTPDSITGAHTSIATYNSSEFAASNAGSVDVPVYHDVNGNQYVNTRIGTVANGGGTLDVSIGNPANAPSAAGNAITMAAKQTDLTFADGTGAAPSVVNWNSRNQVWFTTGDYLANGGPVGSIQLDVPTYAGTFTAFDGSTWTVTDAASLAAYNDFLVRSIQSGALGSQAAYDSAFGQAVTISPETFQYANDVSAGDKNALPIDHLSVMHGTGANATLHIGTGGQIDFRGTNTIESSSAVLAENGAHFVNDGSLSGDFTLVRLLSGASGVNNGAISAGYAAGDNFNTGGSAAPDNFGFGAYTEGFGVYANGKGTTFVNNGVMNVGAWTLNGDRPDLQSYAVAVTGGAAASNAGTINVGVNATTLDSQVIGGLVAGGSFTNEAGGTIYLGRAAQYDGAAPEAANDVALSAHAYGVLLGQSGTASNLGTIVIGSQTQNGAAMASIGSTAGTLTNAGTIAVNGAAPGTPLANVGMLAANSGATVTNTGTITLNGVNGIGIMVVGNGATATSATSTGTIDVAGALDPASDMRNYGVWAEGPNATARLDGALNLTGNGAIGVHARAGATIDVGANAVPNFVSGTNQIGFYAYGAGSKINVAAQNLTVGTDDSTLFRVAGGAAYTGASTAGTLTTNVDGQHARGVLATDAGTTLSTGDAVYNVNGANGIAVAVEGGATGTIDAGATINLNAAGAIAGVVDGQPHDLSGANAGAPVATQLTNEAAVTSSTAGVTGFVARNLGTLENRNTVLLTGAGSTGVVVGTQGTVNNASTIRVSDGTGALVQGASATLTNTGSIEADDGVAGVHLTGAGASVALSGAGSVVANGSADGVLIDSTVSDGGIAAGATSIAVGGSGKGIDNLGARTTIALSGTQIGTTGAGADGLSSSGAGARISTDAATQVRTSGDGARGMVVSGADSTLAASGTTVATTGAGAAALVVGSGATALLSGTKLGTAGAAADGLVTQNGGRIADTGSSISSAAGHGATADSGGALALTGTTLKGATAGVLTSDTLATGATSSVLVDGGSVTSTGGPAFAARGGAADIAVRNGTVVTTGNGTLLDLSNGSHTSFSASAVNLTGDIVSDASSTGSVFLTQRTTLTGRIDPVALTVDGTSTWNMTASSVLSSLTNAGTVAVAAPTGSPALSGSYKTLTTGSYVGNGGTIALNTFLGADASPTDRVIVDGGAARGTTGLKIANTAGTGAQTTGDGIPVVVTANGGTTTASAFHLAGPVQAGAYEYRLYRGGQGDANGWYLRSQLDPTDPGDPVGPSGSGNGGALAYRPGVSGYALTPLLNVDYGFSTLGKLHERVGDIYNLEKQQPGNRDGVWGRIGGQSLDANAGRFAADERTFFAQLGKDWTLDQTPNGGSTHAGVTATIGTSNASFTDLARADTPDLSTSTGSVQMHAQSLGGYWTKYLPDGTYFDSVGQVTHYGNRYRDSYGNEASQNGFGVALSQEVGKPFAIGGTPIAVEPQAQLMYQYVKLNGFSDNVSAVSGTTSNALRGRVGVRIFRPNLESSAGGGAATPYFTADVLHDFLSPGQTVVGGTPFATHLGRTWYELGIGVTAGFGKSGELYANAKYARNIGGSYRRGIVGQVGYRYSW; via the coding sequence GTGAATCACTCATTTCGATCGATATGGAGCGAGACCTCCGGGTGCTGGGTCGCGGTGGCGGAAACCTCGCGGGCACGCGGCAAGCGTTCGGGCAGCCGGTCCGGCGCAGGCAGCATCGTCACGCCGGCCGCCGCCTGCCGGCCGCGACTGCGCGTCGCCGCGCTGGGCGTCGCGTTGACCACCTTGACCACCTTGACCGCGCTGTCCTCCGGCGCCGCGTACGCGTCGAGCTGCGGCAACGGCGCGCCGGTCGCGACCGGCGGCGCCTGCGCGATCGGCGGCTACGGGCCGGTCGCCAACGACAACCTGGCCGGCGCCGCGACCGTCTCGGGCGGCGACAGGATCGGCGTCACCGGCGCATGGACAGGCGCCACCGGCGACGCGGGCTACACGATGGCGCCGCTCGGCAGCACGTCGACCGTGTCGGGCGACCCGGGCCAGCCGCAACTGTCGCTCGGCGGCAAGACGCAGAGCGTCAGCACGCCCGACTCGATCACCGGCGCGCATACGTCGATCGCGACCTACAACTCGTCCGAATTCGCCGCGTCGAACGCGGGCTCGGTCGACGTGCCCGTCTATCACGACGTGAACGGCAACCAGTACGTGAACACGCGCATCGGCACGGTCGCAAACGGCGGCGGCACGCTCGACGTGTCGATCGGCAATCCGGCGAATGCGCCGTCGGCGGCCGGCAACGCGATCACGATGGCGGCCAAGCAGACCGACCTGACCTTCGCGGACGGCACCGGTGCGGCGCCGAGCGTCGTCAACTGGAATTCGCGCAACCAGGTCTGGTTCACCACCGGCGACTATCTCGCGAACGGCGGCCCGGTCGGCAGCATCCAGCTCGACGTGCCGACCTACGCCGGCACCTTCACCGCCTTCGACGGCAGCACCTGGACCGTCACCGACGCCGCGTCGCTCGCCGCGTACAACGACTTCCTGGTGCGCTCGATCCAGAGCGGCGCGCTCGGCTCGCAGGCCGCCTACGACAGCGCGTTCGGCCAGGCCGTCACGATCTCGCCGGAAACCTTCCAGTATGCGAACGACGTGTCCGCGGGCGACAAGAACGCGCTGCCGATCGACCACCTGTCGGTCATGCACGGCACCGGCGCAAACGCCACGCTGCATATCGGCACGGGTGGCCAGATCGATTTTCGCGGCACCAACACGATCGAGTCGAGTTCGGCCGTGCTCGCGGAAAACGGCGCGCATTTCGTCAACGACGGCAGCCTGTCGGGCGACTTCACGCTGGTCCGCCTGCTGAGCGGCGCGAGCGGCGTCAACAACGGCGCGATCTCCGCTGGCTACGCGGCCGGCGACAACTTCAACACGGGCGGCAGCGCAGCGCCCGACAACTTCGGCTTCGGCGCGTACACCGAGGGCTTCGGCGTCTACGCGAACGGCAAGGGCACGACCTTCGTCAACAACGGCGTGATGAACGTCGGCGCCTGGACGCTGAATGGCGACCGCCCGGACCTGCAGAGCTACGCGGTGGCCGTGACGGGCGGCGCGGCCGCGTCGAACGCCGGCACGATCAACGTCGGCGTCAACGCGACCACGCTCGACAGCCAGGTGATCGGCGGGCTCGTCGCCGGCGGCAGCTTCACGAACGAGGCCGGCGGCACGATCTATCTCGGCCGCGCCGCGCAGTACGACGGCGCGGCGCCGGAAGCCGCGAACGACGTCGCGCTGTCCGCGCATGCGTACGGCGTGCTGCTCGGCCAGTCCGGCACCGCGAGCAACCTCGGCACGATCGTGATCGGCTCGCAGACGCAGAACGGCGCCGCGATGGCGAGCATCGGCTCGACCGCCGGCACGCTGACCAACGCCGGCACGATCGCCGTCAACGGCGCGGCGCCGGGCACGCCGCTCGCCAACGTCGGCATGCTGGCCGCCAACAGCGGCGCGACCGTGACCAACACCGGCACCATCACGCTGAACGGCGTGAACGGGATCGGCATCATGGTCGTCGGCAACGGCGCGACGGCGACGTCCGCGACCTCGACCGGCACGATCGACGTGGCCGGCGCGCTCGATCCGGCGTCGGACATGCGCAACTACGGCGTGTGGGCCGAAGGGCCGAACGCGACGGCCCGGCTCGACGGCGCGCTGAACCTGACGGGCAACGGCGCGATCGGCGTACACGCGCGCGCCGGCGCGACCATCGACGTCGGCGCCAACGCGGTACCGAACTTCGTGTCGGGCACGAACCAGATCGGCTTCTACGCGTACGGCGCCGGCTCGAAGATCAACGTGGCCGCGCAGAACCTCACGGTCGGCACCGACGATTCGACGCTGTTCCGCGTCGCGGGCGGCGCGGCCTATACGGGCGCATCGACGGCCGGCACGCTGACGACCAACGTCGACGGCCAGCACGCGCGCGGCGTGCTCGCGACCGACGCCGGCACCACGCTGTCGACGGGCGACGCGGTCTACAACGTCAACGGCGCGAACGGCATCGCCGTCGCGGTCGAGGGCGGTGCGACCGGCACGATCGACGCAGGCGCGACGATCAACCTGAATGCGGCCGGCGCGATCGCGGGCGTCGTCGACGGCCAGCCGCACGACCTGTCCGGCGCGAATGCCGGTGCGCCGGTCGCGACGCAGCTGACCAACGAGGCCGCCGTCACGTCGTCGACCGCGGGCGTGACGGGCTTCGTCGCCCGGAACCTCGGCACGCTCGAGAACCGCAACACCGTGCTGCTGACCGGCGCCGGCTCGACCGGCGTGGTGGTCGGCACGCAGGGCACGGTGAACAACGCCTCGACGATCCGCGTGTCCGACGGCACCGGCGCACTCGTGCAGGGCGCGTCGGCGACGCTGACCAACACGGGCTCGATCGAGGCCGACGACGGCGTCGCCGGCGTGCACCTGACGGGCGCCGGTGCGTCGGTCGCACTGTCGGGCGCAGGCAGCGTCGTCGCGAACGGCAGCGCCGACGGCGTGCTGATCGACTCGACCGTGTCGGACGGCGGAATCGCGGCCGGCGCGACGTCGATCGCGGTCGGCGGCTCCGGCAAGGGCATCGACAACCTCGGCGCCCGCACGACGATCGCGCTGTCGGGCACGCAGATCGGCACGACCGGCGCGGGCGCCGACGGCCTGTCGTCGAGCGGCGCCGGCGCGCGGATCTCGACCGATGCCGCTACGCAGGTGCGAACCTCCGGCGACGGCGCGCGCGGCATGGTCGTGTCGGGCGCGGATTCGACGCTCGCGGCCAGCGGCACGACCGTCGCGACAACCGGCGCCGGCGCGGCCGCGCTCGTCGTCGGCAGCGGCGCGACGGCACTGTTGTCGGGCACGAAGCTCGGCACGGCCGGCGCCGCCGCCGACGGCCTCGTCACGCAGAACGGCGGCCGCATCGCCGATACGGGCTCGTCGATTTCGAGCGCGGCCGGCCATGGCGCGACCGCGGACAGCGGCGGCGCGCTCGCGCTGACGGGAACGACGCTCAAGGGCGCGACGGCCGGCGTGCTGACCTCCGACACGCTCGCGACCGGCGCGACGAGTTCGGTGCTCGTCGACGGCGGCAGCGTGACGTCGACCGGCGGCCCGGCGTTCGCCGCGCGCGGCGGCGCCGCCGACATCGCAGTGCGCAACGGCACGGTCGTGACGACCGGCAACGGCACGCTGCTGGACCTGTCGAACGGCAGCCACACGAGCTTCAGCGCATCGGCCGTGAACCTGACCGGCGACATCGTCTCCGACGCATCCAGCACCGGCAGCGTGTTCCTGACCCAGCGCACGACGCTGACCGGCCGGATCGATCCGGTCGCACTGACGGTCGACGGCACGAGCACCTGGAACATGACGGCGAGCTCGGTGCTGAGCAGCCTGACGAACGCGGGCACGGTCGCGGTCGCCGCACCGACCGGCTCGCCGGCGCTGAGCGGCAGCTACAAGACGCTGACGACCGGCAGCTACGTCGGCAACGGCGGCACGATCGCGCTGAACACGTTCCTCGGCGCCGACGCGTCGCCGACCGATCGCGTGATCGTCGACGGCGGTGCCGCGCGCGGCACGACCGGCCTGAAGATCGCCAACACGGCCGGCACCGGCGCGCAGACGACCGGCGACGGGATTCCGGTGGTCGTCACGGCCAACGGCGGCACGACCACCGCGTCGGCGTTCCATCTCGCGGGCCCGGTGCAGGCCGGTGCGTACGAGTACCGGCTCTACCGCGGCGGCCAGGGCGACGCGAACGGCTGGTATCTGCGCTCGCAGCTCGACCCGACCGACCCGGGCGATCCGGTCGGCCCGTCCGGCAGCGGCAACGGCGGCGCCCTCGCCTATCGCCCGGGCGTCTCGGGCTATGCGCTGACGCCGCTGCTCAACGTCGACTACGGCTTCTCGACGCTCGGCAAGCTGCACGAGCGCGTCGGCGACATCTACAACCTCGAGAAGCAGCAGCCCGGCAACCGCGACGGCGTGTGGGGGCGCATCGGCGGCCAGAGTCTCGATGCGAATGCGGGCCGCTTCGCCGCCGACGAGCGCACCTTCTTCGCGCAGCTCGGCAAGGACTGGACGCTCGACCAGACGCCCAACGGCGGCAGCACGCACGCGGGCGTGACCGCGACCATCGGCACGTCGAACGCGAGCTTCACCGATCTCGCGCGCGCCGACACGCCGGACCTGTCGACCTCGACCGGCTCGGTGCAGATGCATGCGCAGAGCCTCGGCGGCTACTGGACGAAGTACCTGCCCGACGGCACGTACTTCGACAGCGTCGGCCAGGTCACGCACTACGGCAACCGCTATCGCGACAGCTACGGCAACGAAGCGTCGCAGAACGGCTTCGGCGTCGCGCTGTCGCAGGAGGTCGGCAAGCCGTTCGCGATCGGCGGCACGCCGATCGCGGTCGAGCCGCAGGCGCAGCTGATGTACCAGTACGTGAAGCTCAACGGGTTCAGCGACAACGTGTCGGCCGTATCGGGCACGACGAGCAACGCGCTGCGCGGCCGCGTCGGCGTGCGCATCTTCCGGCCGAACCTCGAGTCGAGCGCCGGCGGCGGCGCCGCGACGCCGTACTTCACGGCCGACGTGCTGCACGACTTCCTGTCGCCGGGCCAGACCGTCGTCGGCGGCACGCCGTTCGCGACGCACCTGGGCCGCACCTGGTACGAACTCGGCATCGGCGTGACCGCCGGCTTCGGCAAGTCGGGCGAGCTGTACGCGAACGCGAAGTACGCGCGCAACATCGGCGGATCGTACCGGCGCGGGATCGTCGGACAGGTCGGCTACCGGTACAGCTGGTAG
- a CDS encoding OsmC family protein translates to MPDRIRIRQRWSASMECKVSWMGQDGMAFSAQTGSGHLVAMDGAPEGGGHNLAPRPMEMVLVGTGGCTAYDVVLILKKSRQDVTGCSVTLKAERASEDPKVFTKVHFHFTVTGRNLNPATVERAINLSHDKYCSASIMIAKTAELTHSFDIVAA, encoded by the coding sequence ATGCCGGATCGAATTCGAATCAGGCAACGCTGGAGCGCAAGCATGGAATGCAAAGTAAGCTGGATGGGTCAGGACGGCATGGCGTTTTCCGCCCAGACCGGAAGCGGCCACCTCGTCGCAATGGACGGCGCGCCCGAGGGCGGCGGTCACAACCTCGCGCCGCGTCCGATGGAAATGGTGCTGGTCGGCACCGGCGGCTGCACCGCGTACGACGTCGTGCTGATCCTGAAGAAGAGCCGCCAGGACGTCACCGGCTGTTCGGTCACGCTGAAGGCCGAGCGCGCCAGCGAAGATCCTAAGGTGTTCACCAAGGTCCACTTCCACTTCACCGTCACGGGCCGCAACCTGAACCCGGCCACGGTCGAGCGCGCGATCAACCTGTCGCACGACAAGTACTGTTCCGCGTCGATCATGATCGCGAAGACGGCCGAACTCACGCATTCGTTCGACATCGTCGCCGCCTGA
- the erpA gene encoding iron-sulfur cluster insertion protein ErpA has product MNAVTESAATTTEMPAPFVFTDAAADKVKQLIDEEGNPDLKLRVFVQGGGCSGFQYGFTFDEEVNEDDTVMNKNGVQLLIDSMSYQYLVGAEIDYKDDLNGAQFVIKNPNATTTCGCGSSFSV; this is encoded by the coding sequence ATGAACGCTGTTACCGAATCCGCAGCAACGACGACCGAAATGCCGGCACCGTTCGTCTTCACCGACGCCGCGGCCGACAAGGTCAAGCAACTGATCGACGAAGAGGGCAATCCCGACCTGAAGCTGCGCGTGTTCGTGCAGGGTGGCGGCTGCTCCGGCTTCCAGTATGGCTTCACGTTCGACGAGGAAGTCAACGAGGACGACACCGTGATGAACAAGAACGGCGTCCAGCTGCTGATCGACTCGATGAGCTACCAGTACCTGGTCGGCGCCGAGATCGACTACAAGGACGACCTCAACGGCGCGCAGTTCGTGATCAAGAACCCGAACGCAACGACCACCTGCGGGTGCGGTTCGTCGTTCTCGGTCTGA